A window of the Gossypium hirsutum isolate 1008001.06 chromosome A05, Gossypium_hirsutum_v2.1, whole genome shotgun sequence genome harbors these coding sequences:
- the LOC107960692 gene encoding bifunctional dihydrofolate reductase-thymidylate synthase produces the protein MLTRLQSNKLFSKVLLSRYNNGFPNLISGSQFLRGFNEITKHRFSVMSGENLRSLSNCASPRNYRVVVAATREMGIGKDGKLPWRLPSDLKFFKELTVTTSDPEKKNAVVMGRKTWESIPLEFRPLPGRLNVVLTRSQSSDITTGENVVICGSIPSALELLAEVPYCFAIEKVFVIGGGQIFRETLNASGCEAIHITEIGTSIECNTFIPSIDSSCFQLWYSSKPLEENNVRFSFATYVRVRSRTTDNYEVKDLSFLPRMIVERRDE, from the exons ATGTTGACGCGTCTGCAGAGTAACAAACTTTTCTCCAAG GTTCTTCTGAGTCGTTACAATAATGGGTTTCCCAATCTTATCTCTGGGTCTCAATTTTTAAGAGGTTTTAACGAGATTACAAAGCATAGGTTTTCTGTAATGTCGGGTGAAAATCTAAGAAGCCTATCTAACTGTGCTTCCCCGAGGAATTACCGAGTCGTAGTGGCTGCAACTCGTGAAATGGGGATAGGGAAAGATGGCAAGTTGCCATGGAGATTGCCTTCTGATCTCAAATTCTTCAAGGAACTTACAGTGACAACATCAGATCCTGAGAAGAAGAATGCTGTAGTAATGGGTAGAAAAACCTGGGAGAGTATTCCACTTGAGTTTAGACCTTTACCCGGTCGCCTGAATGTTGTCCTTACTCGTTCCCAGAGTTCTGATATTACAACTGGAGAAAATGTTGTAATATGTGGGAGCATTCCATCAGCTTTGGAACTATTAGCCGAGGTTCCTTATTGTTTTGCAATAGAGAAGGTGTTTGTCATTGGCGGTGGCCAGATATTCAG GGAAACACTCAATGCTTCAGGTTGCGAAGCCATTCACATTACTGAAATTGGGACAAGCATTGAATGCAATACCTTCATTCCTTCAATTGACTCGTCTTGTTTCCAGCTGTGGTACTCTTCGAAGCCATTGGAAGAAAATAATGTCCGGTTTTCATTTGCAACTTATGTTCGTGTTAGATCTAGGACAACTGATAATTATGAGGTAAAAGACTTGAGTTTCTTGCCCAGGATGATTGTTGAGAGACGAGATGAATGA
- the LOC107957936 gene encoding heavy metal-associated isoprenylated plant protein 32, translated as MSKKTILSVELLCPKCRQKVMHVISELVGITSITLDPSKNTVMVTGEADPFKIIKKVRKFRKHASIVSIGAAKEEKKKDENKDEKKDSRKDVVIYSPKTCQRCEVWYVVHDDLYHYCSIL; from the exons ATGTCGAAG AAAACAATCCTGTCAGTGGAGCTGCTGTGTCCAAAGTGCAGGCAGAAGGTAATGCATGTAATTTCAGAGCTAGTGGGGATAACGTCCATCACCCTCGATCCATCGAAAAATACGGTAATGGTTACCGGCGAAGCTGATCCGTTTAAGATCATTAAGAAAGTCAGGAAGTTCCGTAAACACGCATCGATCGTAAGTATAGGGGCCGCaaaagaggagaagaagaaggatGAGAATAAGGATGAGAAGAAGGATAGCCGGAAAGATGTAGTGATATACTCTCCAAAGACATGCCAGAGATGTGAAGTTTGGTACGTTGTGCATGATGATCTTTACCATTATTGTTCCATTCTGTAA